The Candidatus Promineifilum breve genome includes the window CGCGCCGCCGCAGCAGGTCGATGACCTCATCTTGCCAATCAGTGACGCGCACCTTGTCGTTGTACAGACCGTGATAGCGCATGAGTCGGTCGTGCGCCGCGTCGGCCGGGTATAGCTCAACCTCGGTCGTCACGGTTTCGGTTTCGTCGCCGCCCTTAGTCGTGTGCGTGCGGCGCGTCACCCGGTATTTTTTCAGCAGATACCCCTTCCCCGCCGCCTTGAGCGCGGGCACGTCCAGACGGCCGTCGGCGTCGATCCACTCCGTCAGGTCGCCGCGGGCAATGTCGGCTGTCCGCGCCAGGACCTCATCAGCCGGCATTGCCCGCTCGGAAAGGCGGCGCTTAACCTCAGCGGCAATGTCAGGTTTTGTCAGGTTTTCTTGACCAATTGAGCGGGCCGTCTTCTCCGAGTACCCGGCAGCCTTCGCCGCGGACGTGGCGTTCCACGTCCGCAGATACTCTTCAACGAAAACGCGCTGCTTGGCGGTCAGTGACATCCGATACTACCTGTTCCCCCTCCCATTGGCCTTATTGTAGAACATCCTTGCGGATATGTCTAGAAGCGTGGTGATAAAACGAGAAACGAGCGCCGGTTGGCGGGCGCTCGTTTCTCGTTTGTCAGATTCGGAGAGGAAGACAGTACGCGGCCGGGCGACCGTGTTGACGACATCGCCGTCGAGGTCGTTGTATATTTCCAGATTGGAGCGCGGCTTGTTGAGCAGCACGGCCGCGCTGCCGCCGAACGGCTCGATATAGCTGTCGTGGTCGGCCGGCAGACAGGAGACGATCCACGACGAGAGTACCCACTTCGCGCCGCGGTAGCGCAGGGCGGGGCGGGTGGGGGCGTCAGCAGCGGGGGTCATTCGTCACCTCCAAATAGGGCCAGGGTTAGGATGGCGATGGTTAGGTAGGATAGGTGTGTGTGGGTCATTGGTCGCATAATGGAATTATAACGAACTAAAAATATTAGTCAAGTATTTAGCTTGACTAATTTGTGTTAATCCTGTAATATTGGCGTATGGACGTTTCAGAGGTTTCCCCCCTGATGGAGTGTCAAGAAATGAAAAAGAAATATCTAACGATTAAGGAATTGGCAAATGCAATTGGCGTTGCCCCGGCGACGGTGACAAAGTGGATCAGGGATGGTAAGGTGATAGCCTACCAGGTGGGGCCGTATGAGCTATCACCTTATCGCATCCCGGCCAGCGAAGCCGAGCGCGTCATCCGTGAATACGGCCCGCCCGTAGAATCTAAACCTACCCCCGCATAAGGAGGCCGCCATGCAGACTATAGCACAGTTGAAGTTGCGCCCGGCGTGGGTAGGTTACAACACCCAGAAAGTTCCCCTCGACCCGCACACCGGGCGCGCAGCAGCGACGAATAACCCCGACACGTGGGGGACGGCCGCGCAGGCCTGGGCCG containing:
- a CDS encoding terminase small subunit; this translates as MSLTAKQRVFVEEYLRTWNATSAAKAAGYSEKTARSIGQENLTKPDIAAEVKRRLSERAMPADEVLARTADIARGDLTEWIDADGRLDVPALKAAGKGYLLKKYRVTRRTHTTKGGDETETVTTEVELYPADAAHDRLMRYHGLYNDKVRVTDWQDEVIDLLRRRELEPADVRAAYPDLADDIFARAGIQVHVDDRPD
- a CDS encoding helix-turn-helix domain-containing protein, yielding MKKKYLTIKELANAIGVAPATVTKWIRDGKVIAYQVGPYELSPYRIPASEAERVIREYGPPVESKPTPA